A stretch of Deinococcus roseus DNA encodes these proteins:
- a CDS encoding response regulator transcription factor: MKTILAIEDNAGVRDLLREYLTEQGYRVICANNGREGLYTARHHPPDLILLDVMMPEMDGLEFLKAYRKTSNTPIIFLTARVMELDKVLGLELGADDYITKPFSMAELLARIRAVLRRVEGTPNKQVFEYPNLMLDRDARVVKVSGKVVDLTRSEFDLLSVFMESPSRVFKRSELLDRLQEEDALASERTIDVHIRNLRSKIEEDPSSPKHIVTVFGVGYRFSPEER; the protein is encoded by the coding sequence ATGAAGACCATTCTGGCCATCGAAGACAATGCAGGGGTGCGGGACCTCCTGAGGGAGTACCTCACCGAGCAGGGCTACCGGGTGATCTGTGCCAACAACGGCAGGGAGGGCCTGTATACCGCCCGCCACCATCCACCCGATTTGATTCTGCTGGACGTGATGATGCCCGAGATGGACGGTCTGGAGTTCCTGAAGGCTTACCGCAAGACCTCCAACACCCCGATCATTTTTCTGACCGCCAGGGTGATGGAACTCGACAAGGTGCTGGGTCTGGAACTCGGGGCGGACGATTACATCACCAAGCCGTTTTCCATGGCCGAATTGCTGGCCCGCATTCGGGCAGTGCTGCGCCGTGTGGAGGGCACCCCCAACAAGCAGGTCTTTGAGTACCCCAACCTGATGCTGGACCGCGATGCACGGGTGGTGAAGGTCAGTGGCAAGGTGGTGGATTTGACCCGCAGTGAGTTTGATCTGCTGAGCGTGTTCATGGAGTCCCCTTCGCGGGTGTTCAAGCGCTCAGAGTTGCTGGACCGTTTGCAGGAGGAGGATGCACTGGCTTCTGAAAGGACCATTGACGTGCACATCCGCAACCTGCGCAGCAAGATCGAGGAGGACCCCAGCAGCCCGAAACACATCGTGACGGTGTTTGGGGTGGGGTACCGTTTCAGCCCAGAGGAGCGTTAA
- a CDS encoding sensor histidine kinase translates to MRISLVWKVMGAFILVSVLSVLSVGFFARYVTTQQFGQFQDQQILSNYATILQDYYSQHHTFAGVFPEQRNGPGQGPAFVIAGPDGKVIVGNNRFRSGEVLPGDIQKRSVELQVDNQVVGELVLLPRNNDPRPNGLGPREREVLSQISAAILYAMLATVVGSVVLGAILSGVLLRPVRKLSEAIQLMRSGQTLPVASAPRDELGDVLIAFSDMSHEVNHANQLRKQMTADIAHDLQTPLTVLRGYLEAMQEGTLKPTPERLKTLHQEARHLSDLVADLRTLSLADAGELQLQKIALDPAELLQEAQNTFFHLAQTAGVELRTEVDATLQSTPMDPTRMMQVLKNLVGNALKYTPAGGRITLAAHSTPTTTVLSVQDTGAGISSDSLPLIFERFYRADESRSGHNSGLGLAICKSIVQAHGGSIEVQSTVGKGTTFSLSLPV, encoded by the coding sequence ATGAGAATTTCGCTGGTGTGGAAAGTGATGGGGGCCTTCATTCTGGTCAGCGTGCTGAGCGTGCTGAGCGTGGGGTTTTTTGCCCGTTATGTGACCACCCAGCAGTTCGGTCAGTTTCAGGACCAGCAGATTCTGAGCAATTACGCGACCATTCTGCAGGATTACTACAGCCAGCACCACACGTTTGCGGGGGTGTTCCCGGAGCAGAGGAATGGCCCTGGTCAGGGTCCAGCTTTTGTGATTGCAGGTCCCGATGGGAAGGTCATTGTGGGCAACAACCGGTTCAGGTCAGGAGAGGTGTTGCCCGGAGACATCCAGAAACGCAGTGTGGAACTTCAGGTGGACAACCAGGTGGTGGGTGAACTGGTGTTGCTGCCCAGAAACAATGATCCCAGACCCAATGGGCTGGGTCCCAGAGAACGGGAGGTTTTGAGCCAGATTTCTGCGGCCATTCTGTATGCCATGCTGGCCACGGTGGTGGGGTCGGTGGTACTGGGGGCCATCCTTTCCGGGGTGCTGCTGCGGCCTGTGAGAAAGCTCTCCGAGGCCATTCAACTGATGCGCTCCGGGCAGACCCTCCCGGTGGCATCTGCGCCCAGAGATGAGCTGGGAGATGTGCTGATCGCCTTTTCAGACATGAGCCATGAGGTGAACCACGCCAACCAGTTGCGCAAGCAGATGACGGCAGACATCGCCCATGACCTGCAAACCCCCCTGACGGTTTTGCGGGGATACCTGGAAGCCATGCAGGAAGGCACCCTCAAACCCACCCCGGAACGCCTGAAAACCCTGCACCAGGAGGCAAGGCACCTTTCGGATCTGGTGGCAGATTTGCGCACCCTGTCTCTGGCAGATGCGGGTGAATTGCAGCTGCAAAAAATTGCTCTGGATCCTGCAGAGTTGCTGCAGGAGGCCCAGAACACATTCTTTCATCTGGCCCAGACCGCCGGGGTGGAACTGCGCACGGAGGTGGATGCCACCTTGCAGAGCACCCCCATGGACCCCACCCGCATGATGCAGGTGTTGAAGAACCTGGTGGGGAATGCCCTGAAATACACCCCTGCCGGGGGCAGGATCACCCTGGCGGCACACAGCACACCCACCACCACGGTGCTGAGCGTGCAGGACACCGGAGCCGGAATTTCCAGCGATTCTCTCCCCCTGATCTTCGAGCGTTTTTACCGGGCCGATGAATCCAGAAGCGGCCACAACAGCGGTCTGGGTCTGGCCATCTGCAAGTCCATCGTGCAGGCCCATGGGGGCAGCATTGAGGTGCAGAGCACCGTTGGAAAAGGCACAACATTCAGCCTGAGCCTGCCGGTCTGA
- a CDS encoding GGDEF domain-containing protein, translating into MGIDGIFNANAELVWGSERLKNLFSGKHPWNPEQPVRVHSETAEHLAFHQGENLLLVVPAHTLPLESTLLHGIVLLEPENSLQALHAAAYTDPLTQLGNRRAFEETLKQHTQSTDPLALVILDLDGLKTINDQHGHLQGDAFLKFVAQQLQAQLRPSDRAFRIGGDEFALLLHGLKAAQVHVVYEHMQAIRQQLKSSAFPEGDVSAGVAFHPLESMGDSRILLRLADERMYEHKRSKGNPGQGSLVGSINRQAVIRGMEATLEVLLSREVPTAHYWQLMLDFAVQMVPSAQAGSLDLWNGRAFVKVAQLGFDDQILGLELTPEAQLIWYGQKELYWRKGIPRILRDVPVISTTSFFSAEISGDPERIGVFEGSGRLGDIQCTLNAPITHQGKIYGHLNLDNFVSHLAFNQDSVQVTLDLIRQCATVCHNLNLPAYLP; encoded by the coding sequence GTGGGCATCGATGGGATTTTCAATGCAAATGCAGAACTGGTCTGGGGCAGCGAACGCCTCAAAAACCTGTTTTCTGGAAAACACCCCTGGAACCCAGAGCAGCCTGTGCGGGTCCATTCTGAAACTGCAGAACACCTGGCGTTTCACCAGGGGGAGAACCTGCTGCTGGTTGTGCCTGCCCACACCCTGCCGCTGGAGTCCACCCTCCTGCATGGCATTGTGCTGCTGGAGCCTGAAAACAGCCTGCAAGCCCTGCATGCTGCGGCCTACACAGATCCCCTGACCCAGCTGGGCAACCGGCGGGCCTTTGAGGAAACCCTCAAGCAGCATACCCAGAGCACAGACCCACTGGCCCTGGTGATTCTGGACCTGGACGGCCTGAAAACCATCAACGACCAGCATGGCCATTTGCAGGGGGATGCTTTTCTGAAGTTTGTGGCCCAGCAGTTGCAGGCCCAGCTGAGGCCCTCAGACCGGGCTTTTCGCATTGGTGGGGATGAATTTGCCCTGCTGCTGCACGGTCTGAAAGCCGCCCAGGTGCATGTGGTCTACGAGCACATGCAGGCCATCCGGCAGCAGCTGAAATCCAGTGCGTTCCCAGAAGGGGATGTCAGTGCAGGGGTGGCCTTTCACCCGCTGGAATCCATGGGAGATTCCCGCATTCTGCTGCGCCTGGCAGACGAGCGCATGTACGAACACAAGCGTTCCAAGGGCAACCCCGGTCAGGGAAGCCTGGTGGGGTCCATCAACCGTCAGGCGGTGATCCGGGGCATGGAGGCCACCCTGGAGGTGCTGCTGTCCAGAGAGGTGCCCACCGCCCATTACTGGCAATTGATGCTGGATTTTGCGGTGCAGATGGTGCCCAGTGCCCAGGCAGGCAGCCTGGATTTGTGGAACGGGCGGGCTTTTGTGAAGGTGGCACAACTGGGCTTCGATGACCAGATTCTGGGCCTGGAACTCACCCCGGAAGCCCAGCTGATCTGGTACGGCCAGAAGGAGCTGTACTGGCGAAAAGGCATTCCGCGCATCTTGCGGGATGTCCCGGTGATTTCCACCACCTCATTTTTCAGTGCAGAAATTTCCGGGGACCCGGAGCGCATCGGGGTGTTTGAGGGCTCCGGGCGTCTGGGAGACATCCAGTGCACCCTGAATGCCCCCATCACCCACCAGGGCAAGATCTATGGCCACCTGAACCTGGACAATTTTGTCAGCCATCTGGCCTTCAACCAGGACAGTGTACAGGTGACCCTGGACCTGATCCGGCAGTGTGCCACAGTGTGCCACAACTTAAACCTGCCGGCTTACCTCCCCTGA
- a CDS encoding hybrid sensor histidine kinase/response regulator yields MEALRILLVEDNPVDVEILQRHLKRVPGLPATVLQAAYGQDGLRTIRIAPPDVVFLDVNLPDMTGLEFLGQLQNLTSQPAVIVLTGNADESTAVEAMKAGALDYLNKNRLDAHLLERTIKNALERHRLHNELISTQLQLSTMIQEAPVGMALLDVELKFLHVNGTLAELAGLPVEQMEQHFCKDIPSSLVRQLEWVCQRVLLSGKSHRDLEINVQHGTECRFCLSSVYPVHTQNGQVQWVGITVTDISKSKRDAVLLQQSQDRLNLTLEATRVGTWEWQSHNRKIRWMGQTDRILGLPEGIQDAVEEDFLRHIHPEDLDEVRAALQHAWENDSNFQMEMRVQRPDEPVRWVMNRGRVEQNAQHALMSGALIDITDLKEAELALKEISQAQQRFVNDAAHELRAPLTAIQGNLDLIHRYANMTEEDKEEALADVAREATRLSRLVQDMLALAKGDAGTTIRRDPLEMEEVLSDAMHAVSFQLRPHQVSVQMEAATVLGDHDRLKQVLVILLENAAKYTPDGGKLTVTVSNRGNQVVFQVQDSGMGISAADLPRVFERFYRGSFSREKDPGGTGLGLPIARWIVEAHQGRLRLESQPGEGTTAILELPLHIQLSFESGEVSRQV; encoded by the coding sequence ATGGAAGCATTGAGGATCCTGCTGGTCGAGGACAACCCCGTGGATGTGGAGATCCTGCAACGCCACCTGAAGCGTGTTCCTGGTTTGCCAGCCACCGTTCTGCAGGCGGCTTACGGTCAGGATGGCCTGCGCACCATCCGCATTGCTCCGCCAGATGTGGTGTTTCTGGATGTCAATTTGCCCGACATGACGGGTCTGGAATTTCTGGGTCAATTGCAGAACCTGACTTCCCAGCCAGCCGTGATTGTGCTGACCGGCAATGCCGATGAATCCACCGCAGTGGAAGCCATGAAAGCCGGAGCACTGGATTACCTGAACAAGAACCGACTGGACGCGCACCTGCTGGAACGCACCATCAAAAACGCCCTGGAGCGCCACCGCCTGCACAATGAACTCATCAGCACCCAGTTGCAGCTCTCCACCATGATTCAGGAAGCCCCGGTGGGCATGGCCCTGCTGGATGTTGAATTGAAGTTTTTGCATGTCAATGGCACCCTGGCTGAATTGGCTGGACTGCCGGTTGAACAAATGGAGCAGCATTTTTGCAAGGACATTCCCAGTTCACTGGTGCGGCAACTGGAATGGGTGTGCCAGCGGGTGTTGCTGTCCGGGAAGAGCCACCGCGATCTGGAAATCAATGTTCAGCATGGAACAGAATGCCGCTTCTGCCTGAGCAGCGTGTACCCGGTGCACACCCAGAATGGACAGGTGCAGTGGGTGGGAATCACGGTGACAGACATCAGCAAAAGCAAACGGGATGCGGTGCTGCTGCAGCAAAGCCAGGACCGCCTGAACCTGACCCTGGAGGCCACCCGGGTGGGCACCTGGGAGTGGCAGAGCCACAACCGAAAAATCCGCTGGATGGGCCAGACCGACCGCATCCTGGGTTTGCCGGAAGGCATTCAGGATGCGGTGGAAGAGGATTTCCTCAGGCACATTCACCCGGAAGACCTGGACGAGGTGAGGGCTGCCCTGCAGCATGCCTGGGAGAACGACAGCAACTTTCAGATGGAAATGCGGGTGCAACGCCCCGATGAGCCGGTGCGCTGGGTGATGAACCGGGGCCGGGTGGAGCAAAACGCCCAGCATGCCCTGATGTCTGGTGCCCTCATCGACATCACCGACCTGAAAGAAGCCGAGCTGGCCCTCAAGGAGATTTCGCAGGCCCAGCAGCGTTTTGTCAACGATGCTGCCCACGAACTGCGTGCCCCCTTGACGGCCATTCAGGGCAACCTGGATTTGATCCACCGTTACGCCAACATGACCGAAGAGGACAAAGAAGAAGCGCTGGCAGACGTGGCCCGTGAAGCCACCCGCCTTTCGCGGCTGGTGCAGGACATGCTGGCCCTGGCCAAAGGAGATGCGGGCACCACGATTCGCCGGGATCCTCTGGAAATGGAAGAGGTGCTCTCGGATGCCATGCATGCGGTGTCTTTCCAGTTGCGGCCCCACCAGGTTTCGGTGCAGATGGAAGCGGCCACTGTGCTGGGAGACCATGACCGCCTGAAACAGGTGCTGGTGATCTTGCTGGAAAATGCTGCCAAATACACTCCCGATGGAGGCAAGCTTACAGTCACGGTCAGCAACAGGGGAAACCAGGTGGTTTTTCAGGTGCAGGATTCAGGGATGGGCATTTCTGCAGCAGATTTGCCCCGGGTGTTTGAGCGTTTTTACCGGGGAAGCTTCTCCCGCGAAAAAGACCCCGGAGGAACCGGACTGGGCCTGCCGATTGCCCGCTGGATTGTGGAAGCCCACCAGGGCCGGTTGCGGCTGGAAAGCCAGCCTGGAGAGGGCACCACGGCCATTCTGGAATTGCCCCTCCACATACAGCTTTCCTTTGAGTCAGGGGAGGTAAGCCGGCAGGTTTAA
- a CDS encoding response regulator → MQGRQILAVEDSDQDFEVFCWALKRSGRKNPVSRLNKGDQVLPFLRENASEQWPFLVILDLNLPGVGGIEILRDMKADPVLRSIPVIVLTTSEQQGDVDACYRLGANSYLKKSLDTHHFVQDVQVMMDFWLDRVVLPEQVQSWKH, encoded by the coding sequence GTGCAGGGAAGACAGATTCTGGCAGTGGAAGACAGCGATCAGGACTTCGAGGTGTTTTGCTGGGCCTTAAAACGCTCTGGACGCAAAAACCCTGTTTCGCGCCTCAACAAGGGAGATCAGGTGTTGCCTTTCCTGCGGGAAAACGCCTCAGAGCAGTGGCCTTTTCTGGTGATTCTGGACCTCAATTTGCCCGGAGTGGGCGGCATCGAGATCCTGCGGGACATGAAGGCCGATCCTGTTCTGCGCAGCATTCCGGTGATTGTGCTGACCACTTCAGAGCAGCAGGGGGATGTGGATGCCTGCTACCGCCTGGGGGCCAACAGCTACCTGAAAAAATCACTGGACACCCACCATTTCGTGCAAGACGTGCAGGTGATGATGGATTTCTGGCTGGACCGGGTGGTCCTGCCTGAACAGGTGCAATCATGGAAGCATTGA
- a CDS encoding ATP-binding protein, with product MNPLEDLELLPPDSPIDLSNCDREPIHTPGVIQPHGALLVMQEDFRIVQVSANVQEVLGLRPEDLLDVPIGPFMGPEQMAVFEEALLRDDLHTNPLFVFPLQFTGGRPFDAVAHRLQGWVVLELEPSPPATQWTDRYRQMSSIVNRVSAAPSLQAACERLAHEVRSLTGYDRVMVYQFAQDGTGQVIAEEFAEGMESFLGLRYPASDIPKQARALYVLNHIRVIGSSDYTPVPLLSYEGLGPQPLDMSYCFLRSVSPIHLEYLRNMGVGASMSVSILKDGELWGLIACHHNSPKVLSYSLRAMCEFLGQMLSLQLSSKVEIEQTQQESQMQASAARIVEHLGSTAQVQEAFHDLAEVLFRMVRCDGLAVIGPDRTTLLGVTPDQQALQQLVPWLTEQGRVYATDHLDGVQPGVDLQGTAGLLALVLSRSQPELLVWFRQETVRQVTWGGNPEKTVSQQGQRLSPRTSFEAWQQIVKGHSEPWLESELAAVKELHRSSLDVVLRRTEELQHLNQQLEKSNVELDAFAHVASHDLKEPLRGLHHYAVMLSEDYTDQLEDDARRKLETMVRLTRRLESLIDSLLSYSRVGRVDYAVREVDLHDVLLDTLDLLKPSMDVQNARVVVPRPLPHVVADAVRVGEVFNNLISNGVKYNHSDIPTIEVGYLDAQERPAGTEHFPQQVPVFYVKDNGIGIPQHHFETIFKFFKRLHTQQEYGGGTGAGLSIVEKIIERHGGKVWLESQVGQGSTFYFTLAGQE from the coding sequence ATGAATCCCCTGGAAGACCTGGAATTGTTGCCTCCAGACAGCCCCATCGACCTCAGCAACTGTGACCGTGAACCCATCCACACTCCCGGCGTGATCCAGCCCCACGGGGCTTTGCTGGTGATGCAGGAAGACTTTCGCATTGTGCAGGTGAGCGCCAATGTGCAAGAGGTGCTGGGTTTGCGTCCAGAAGACCTGCTGGACGTGCCCATCGGGCCGTTCATGGGGCCAGAGCAAATGGCAGTGTTTGAAGAAGCCCTGCTCAGGGATGACCTGCACACCAATCCGCTGTTTGTGTTCCCCTTGCAGTTCACCGGGGGCAGACCGTTTGATGCGGTGGCCCACAGGTTGCAGGGCTGGGTGGTGCTGGAACTGGAACCCTCTCCCCCCGCCACCCAGTGGACCGACCGTTACCGCCAGATGAGCAGCATTGTGAACCGGGTCAGTGCTGCCCCTTCACTGCAGGCGGCCTGTGAGCGTCTGGCCCATGAGGTGCGCTCCCTGACGGGCTATGACCGGGTGATGGTCTACCAGTTTGCCCAGGACGGCACCGGCCAGGTGATTGCAGAAGAATTTGCAGAAGGCATGGAATCCTTTCTGGGACTGCGCTATCCTGCCTCAGACATTCCCAAACAGGCCCGCGCTCTGTATGTGCTCAACCACATCCGGGTGATTGGCAGTTCGGATTACACCCCGGTGCCCCTGCTGTCCTATGAAGGTCTGGGACCCCAGCCTCTGGACATGAGTTACTGTTTCCTGCGCAGCGTGTCTCCCATTCACCTGGAATATTTGCGCAACATGGGAGTGGGGGCTTCCATGTCGGTGTCCATCCTCAAAGATGGCGAGCTGTGGGGATTGATCGCCTGCCACCACAACTCCCCCAAAGTGCTGAGTTACAGCCTGCGGGCCATGTGTGAATTTCTGGGCCAGATGCTGAGTTTACAGCTGTCCAGCAAAGTGGAAATAGAACAAACCCAGCAGGAGAGCCAGATGCAGGCCAGCGCGGCCCGCATTGTGGAGCATCTGGGCAGCACCGCCCAGGTGCAGGAGGCCTTCCACGACCTTGCAGAGGTGCTGTTCCGCATGGTTCGCTGTGATGGGCTGGCCGTGATCGGACCTGACCGCACCACCCTGCTGGGGGTGACTCCTGATCAGCAGGCGCTGCAGCAACTGGTGCCCTGGCTCACCGAGCAGGGCCGGGTGTATGCCACCGATCACCTGGACGGGGTGCAGCCCGGAGTGGATTTGCAGGGTACTGCAGGCTTGCTGGCCCTGGTGCTTTCCAGAAGCCAGCCTGAACTGCTGGTGTGGTTCCGCCAGGAAACCGTGCGTCAGGTCACCTGGGGGGGCAACCCCGAAAAAACCGTCTCCCAGCAGGGACAGCGCCTGTCTCCTCGCACCTCCTTTGAGGCCTGGCAGCAGATTGTCAAAGGTCACAGCGAACCCTGGCTGGAGTCCGAACTGGCTGCCGTCAAAGAGCTGCACCGTTCTTCTCTGGATGTGGTGTTGCGCCGCACCGAGGAGCTGCAGCACCTGAATCAACAACTGGAGAAATCCAATGTGGAGCTGGACGCTTTTGCCCATGTGGCTTCCCATGACCTCAAAGAACCCCTCAGGGGGCTGCACCACTATGCAGTGATGCTCTCTGAGGACTACACCGACCAGCTGGAAGACGACGCCCGCCGCAAGCTGGAAACCATGGTGCGCCTGACCCGCAGGCTGGAAAGCCTGATCGATTCCCTGCTGAGTTACTCGCGGGTGGGACGGGTGGATTATGCCGTCAGGGAGGTGGATTTGCATGATGTGCTGCTGGACACCCTGGATTTGCTGAAACCCAGCATGGATGTTCAAAACGCCCGTGTGGTGGTGCCCCGCCCCTTGCCTCATGTGGTCGCAGATGCCGTGCGGGTGGGAGAGGTGTTCAACAACCTGATCAGCAACGGGGTCAAATACAACCACAGCGACATCCCCACCATCGAGGTGGGCTACCTGGATGCTCAGGAAAGGCCCGCTGGCACCGAACATTTTCCCCAGCAGGTTCCGGTGTTTTATGTGAAGGACAACGGCATTGGCATCCCGCAGCACCACTTTGAAACCATCTTCAAGTTCTTCAAGCGGCTGCACACCCAGCAGGAATACGGGGGCGGCACAGGGGCAGGTCTCAGCATTGTGGAGAAAATCATCGAGCGGCATGGCGGCAAAGTGTGGCTGGAATCCCAGGTGGGCCAGGGCAGCACCTTCTATTTCACGCTGGCAGGACAGGAGTAA
- a CDS encoding biliverdin-producing heme oxygenase, whose translation MSFHLQGKNSSVVAPAFSSESFPPAGAVLQTLKDQTREVHLNLENTLDLLALRDAQRYQQLLCAFHAVHQVLEPLVYGRSEWATLPDLQPLPKLPWLDADLAFFEVTASPERPTDFQLADWQAVLGAVYVMEGSTLGGQVIGRHLATLGITPQTGGRFFSGYQQDTGVHWKQTRHLIESQTTDPQKVLQGALDTFQLFQQQIQKAQP comes from the coding sequence ATGTCATTTCACCTACAGGGGAAGAATTCCTCCGTTGTTGCGCCAGCTTTTTCTTCTGAATCCTTTCCCCCTGCAGGTGCTGTTCTGCAAACCCTCAAAGACCAGACCCGTGAAGTTCACCTGAACCTGGAAAACACCCTGGACCTGCTGGCCCTGCGTGATGCGCAGCGTTACCAGCAGCTGCTCTGTGCTTTTCATGCTGTGCATCAGGTTCTGGAACCCCTGGTGTATGGGCGCTCCGAATGGGCAACTCTGCCAGATCTGCAACCTCTGCCCAAACTGCCCTGGCTGGATGCAGATCTGGCTTTTTTTGAGGTGACTGCTTCCCCAGAAAGACCCACTGATTTTCAGCTTGCAGACTGGCAGGCTGTGCTGGGTGCAGTTTACGTGATGGAAGGCTCCACCCTGGGCGGTCAGGTGATTGGCAGGCACCTTGCAACGCTTGGCATCACGCCCCAGACGGGAGGGCGCTTTTTCAGCGGATACCAGCAAGACACCGGGGTGCACTGGAAGCAGACCCGCCACCTGATCGAATCCCAGACCACCGATCCTCAAAAGGTGCTTCAGGGAGCACTGGACACCTTCCAATTGTTTCAGCAGCAGATTCAGAAAGCACAGCCATGA
- a CDS encoding ExbD/TolR family protein: protein MRRSRRREAEHVTFDFAPMVDIVLLLVIFFMLTSQLMSQDRTVPLDLPTASSSIKDATRIPTISIQKNGSIFLEGKQVTLQQLQTQVKTAVKNSGGIVALRADQSSNYGVVVSVMDAIRKVGTVKIALATEEK from the coding sequence ATGAGACGCAGCAGACGCCGGGAAGCAGAACACGTCACCTTCGATTTTGCCCCGATGGTGGACATCGTGCTGCTGCTGGTGATTTTCTTCATGCTGACCAGCCAGCTGATGAGCCAGGACCGCACCGTGCCCCTGGACCTCCCCACCGCTTCCAGCAGCATTAAAGACGCCACCCGCATTCCCACCATCAGCATTCAGAAAAATGGCAGCATCTTTCTGGAAGGCAAACAGGTGACCCTGCAGCAATTGCAAACCCAGGTCAAAACAGCTGTGAAAAACAGTGGAGGCATTGTGGCTTTGCGTGCCGACCAGAGCAGCAATTACGGCGTGGTGGTCTCGGTCATGGACGCCATCCGCAAGGTGGGCACCGTGAAAATAGCCCTGGCCACGGAGGAGAAGTAA
- a CDS encoding MotA/TolQ/ExbB proton channel family protein, whose translation MPLLDMLTAAGPLLWILVLLSFYVVYQIFYRLQVLSKLDPNVKLLQTQVHSALMQNNLAGAIELASQAQQPSGNVMRAGLERLPAGRDASLAAMQNATLLEEDQVYQGINTLGVIAQIAPLLGLLGTVIGMVRSFMVFSQTTAPTPTQLSTGISEALINTAGGLIVAIVAYVGRQMLRNRADTVMLQVDRSREALNSWLEEFRLRQKGVLTGVPLGTYESERKPAKPKVSQA comes from the coding sequence ATGCCGTTGCTAGACATGCTCACAGCCGCTGGACCGCTGCTCTGGATTCTCGTTTTGCTTTCGTTTTACGTGGTTTACCAGATCTTCTACCGTCTTCAGGTGCTCTCGAAACTGGACCCCAACGTCAAACTGCTGCAGACCCAGGTGCACTCTGCCCTCATGCAAAACAACCTTGCAGGAGCGATAGAACTGGCCTCCCAGGCCCAGCAGCCCAGTGGCAACGTGATGCGTGCCGGGCTGGAACGCCTGCCTGCTGGCCGCGACGCTTCTCTGGCGGCCATGCAAAACGCCACCCTGCTGGAAGAAGACCAGGTGTACCAGGGCATCAACACCCTGGGAGTGATTGCCCAGATTGCCCCCCTGCTGGGCCTGCTGGGCACCGTGATCGGGATGGTGCGTTCTTTCATGGTGTTCTCCCAGACCACTGCGCCCACCCCCACCCAGCTTTCCACCGGGATCAGCGAAGCCCTCATCAACACCGCCGGAGGCCTGATCGTGGCCATTGTGGCCTATGTGGGCCGCCAGATGCTGCGCAACCGCGCTGACACCGTGATGCTGCAGGTGGACCGTTCCCGTGAAGCCCTCAACAGCTGGCTGGAAGAGTTCAGACTGCGCCAGAAAGGCGTGCTGACCGGGGTTCCACTTGGCACCTACGAAAGCGAGCGCAAACCCGCCAAACCCAAGGTGTCTCAGGCATGA
- a CDS encoding general stress protein → MDRITAVFNDRSQAEQAVSELRRLGIADTHLSFVSKNDTDAENMMGQDVGEGAGRGLAVGATAGALFGIAAALIPGVGPFITAGALATTLGSVAGGAVAGAVVGGTTGTLAGAFADAGYKKDEAEYYERSVNDGHVLVAVDVAEGTQQTQIREVLTRYGGNTYAAPAV, encoded by the coding sequence ATGGATAGAATCACTGCTGTTTTTAATGACCGTTCCCAGGCTGAACAGGCCGTCAGCGAACTGCGCCGCCTTGGCATTGCCGACACCCACCTTTCTTTTGTGTCCAAAAACGATACCGATGCAGAAAACATGATGGGCCAGGATGTGGGTGAAGGTGCAGGCCGTGGTCTGGCCGTTGGTGCAACTGCTGGTGCCCTGTTCGGCATTGCTGCTGCCCTGATCCCCGGTGTGGGTCCCTTCATCACCGCTGGTGCACTGGCCACCACCCTCGGCTCCGTGGCCGGTGGTGCTGTGGCAGGTGCTGTGGTCGGTGGCACCACCGGAACCCTGGCAGGCGCTTTTGCTGACGCTGGCTACAAAAAAGATGAAGCTGAGTACTACGAGCGTTCGGTCAATGACGGCCATGTGCTGGTGGCTGTGGACGTTGCCGAAGGCACCCAGCAAACCCAGATTCGCGAAGTACTGACCCGTTACGGTGGCAACACCTACGCTGCCCCCGCTGTCTGA
- a CDS encoding HPr family phosphocarrier protein has translation MTDPAGIHARPAAQLSIALTRIGAQVKLQHGSRMADARSVIQLLSLGATAGSELQAEINGTPEQTEAVIRELQQFL, from the coding sequence GTGACCGACCCTGCAGGCATTCATGCCCGACCTGCTGCCCAGCTTTCCATTGCCCTGACCCGCATTGGTGCCCAGGTGAAATTGCAGCATGGGAGCAGAATGGCAGATGCCCGCAGCGTGATTCAGCTCCTTTCACTGGGAGCCACGGCAGGCAGCGAATTGCAGGCTGAAATCAACGGTACCCCGGAACAAACAGAAGCTGTGATCCGGGAACTCCAGCAGTTTTTGTAG